One window from the genome of Moritella sp. F3 encodes:
- a CDS encoding aminoacyl-tRNA deacylase: MSMATRVGQFLASHNIDFSLVKHRHTASSFNSALSAHVSSSQVAKAVILRDIGGDHLMAVVPANKHVLIGEINRQTGKQYYLLAEHELATLFQDCEPGAIPSLGQIYGMDMLVDDLLFEQEQLFIESGDHVNLINLDKRQFGKAMGSLPHSHISGYSFKEGPLFERRDL, from the coding sequence ATGAGTATGGCAACCAGAGTTGGCCAGTTCTTGGCTAGTCACAATATCGATTTTAGTTTAGTGAAACATCGGCACACGGCAAGTTCATTTAATTCAGCACTCTCTGCACACGTTTCCAGTTCACAAGTCGCTAAAGCGGTTATTTTACGCGACATTGGCGGCGATCACCTTATGGCGGTAGTGCCTGCAAACAAGCATGTATTAATTGGTGAAATTAATAGGCAAACAGGTAAACAGTATTACTTATTGGCTGAACACGAATTAGCGACACTATTTCAAGATTGTGAACCTGGGGCGATCCCCTCACTCGGGCAGATTTATGGCATGGATATGCTGGTGGATGATCTGTTATTCGAGCAGGAACAACTCTTTATTGAATCGGGCGATCACGTGAATTTAATCAATTTAGATAAACGTCAATTTGGTAAGGCGATGGGCAGTTTACCGCATAGTCATATTAGCGGATATAGCTTCAAAGAAGGACCATTATTTGAACGTCGCGATCTGTAA
- a CDS encoding TolC family protein, with amino-acid sequence MKRVFYGVMTAIALSCNVQAAEIGFAEAWYQVAQKNDALQAKKEEVKHSEALQDAAKSLYLPNVDITGSYTHFDKPIEVDTSEVKGKVGAIFPSIAGMLPNSVPLTNQNFAHSSLNAVLPVYTGGRITAAQDIRQAQVDEAQSNYNLATRATFTQLVQYYFGVVLAEQVYQVRLDAVDALADHLNHAVKFEQQGQIAKVERLMAQVSLDKAQIEAQKSLRDYEIAKLALTKMLKQQESVLPTTPLFVNNSVTSVTPYLSKTLTDHPGIAILNAKREQAKGMVDMASAKHLPEVMLYGNYNLYSDDSATGELLPEWMVGVGVRIPIIERSGTSQEVVAAKSSVRQVNLLQMQMQQDLSILVEKTYAEMSQALEEYNSLASSEALSEETVVLRQKAFSQGLSTSLEVADAQLYATSIRVQRLSASYNYVKSLAQLLSVSGDIDRFMDYLQINGIEVK; translated from the coding sequence ATGAAAAGAGTTTTTTATGGCGTCATGACTGCGATTGCATTGAGTTGTAATGTGCAAGCTGCTGAGATTGGGTTTGCTGAAGCTTGGTATCAAGTGGCACAGAAAAATGATGCGCTGCAGGCAAAGAAAGAAGAAGTAAAACATTCGGAAGCTTTACAGGATGCCGCCAAGTCGCTGTATTTACCCAATGTCGATATTACAGGGTCATATACTCATTTTGATAAGCCGATAGAAGTCGATACATCTGAGGTAAAAGGAAAAGTAGGTGCTATTTTCCCTAGTATAGCTGGAATGCTTCCTAATAGCGTACCATTAACCAATCAAAACTTTGCCCATTCGTCATTGAATGCAGTGCTCCCTGTGTATACGGGTGGCCGTATTACTGCAGCGCAAGATATTCGCCAAGCACAAGTAGATGAAGCGCAAAGTAATTATAATTTAGCCACGCGTGCGACTTTTACTCAGTTAGTACAGTATTACTTTGGCGTCGTGTTAGCTGAGCAAGTTTATCAAGTGCGTCTGGATGCGGTGGATGCGCTAGCTGATCACTTAAATCATGCGGTGAAGTTTGAGCAGCAAGGGCAGATAGCGAAAGTTGAACGTCTGATGGCGCAGGTATCGTTAGACAAGGCGCAAATTGAAGCACAAAAATCATTACGTGATTATGAGATTGCTAAATTAGCGTTAACCAAAATGCTTAAACAGCAAGAGTCTGTACTGCCGACTACGCCACTATTTGTCAATAACAGCGTAACCTCGGTAACGCCATACTTGAGTAAAACCTTAACCGATCATCCCGGCATTGCTATTCTCAATGCCAAACGTGAGCAAGCTAAAGGCATGGTAGACATGGCATCGGCGAAGCATTTACCGGAGGTGATGCTATACGGTAATTATAATTTATATTCCGATGATTCTGCGACGGGCGAGCTATTACCTGAGTGGATGGTTGGCGTAGGTGTGCGTATTCCGATTATAGAGCGTTCTGGTACATCCCAAGAAGTTGTGGCTGCAAAAAGTTCGGTACGTCAGGTCAATCTATTACAAATGCAAATGCAGCAAGATTTATCGATTCTCGTCGAAAAAACCTATGCCGAAATGAGTCAGGCGTTAGAAGAATATAATTCATTAGCCTCAAGCGAAGCTTTATCAGAAGAAACCGTGGTGCTGCGTCAAAAAGCATTTAGCCAAGGTTTATCTACATCACTGGAAGTGGCCGATGCGCAGTTATATGCAACGAGTATTCGTGTTCAACGTCTGTCTGCAAGTTATAACTACGTAAAATCACTGGCGCAATTATTATCTGTGAGTGGCGATATTGATCGCTTCATGGACTATCTACAAATCAATGGTATCGAGGTTAAGTAA
- a CDS encoding putative 2-aminoethylphosphonate ABC transporter permease subunit — protein sequence MESTIDKNLKAPSYLQRWALTFSRDSAILATILIILTVLMGFFIVAPMFTMFAKSVQDIDGNFIGLTNFSDYFASSAMIASITNTVTVGLITTAIVGVLAFSYAYALTRTCMPFKTFFQVIGSAPILAPSLLPAISLIYLFGNQGIAKELLAGASIYGVIGITIGMAFWTFPHALMILTTALRTSDARLYEAATVLKNHPVKTFFMVTLPAAKYGVISTLILVFTLVVCDFGVPKVIGGSYNVLATDIFKQVVGQQNFAMGAVTSVLLLLPAVLAFIIDRHVQRKQQNLFDSRSVAYTPKPHKVRDHICLLFCSIIAFAIISVIGMAIYASFVTFWPWNLSLSFNNYNFSEVSTYGWSPYFNSLTLASWVAIIGTVVIFIGAYVIEKGRGFGPIRQLLQMITIIPMAVPGIVLGLGYIFFFNDINNPLNGLYATMMLLVVNTVVHYYTVGHMTALTALKQLPAEIEAISASIKMPQYKAFFVITLPICAPAIMDIAAYLFINALTTTSAVVFLYATDTIPASVSVLNMDDAGQTGSAAAMAVMILITAATAKIVHLVAASFINKRTQAWRQQH from the coding sequence ATGGAATCGACAATAGATAAAAACCTAAAGGCACCAAGTTATCTGCAAAGATGGGCGCTTACTTTCAGCCGAGATAGCGCTATTCTCGCCACTATTTTAATTATATTAACGGTGTTGATGGGCTTTTTCATTGTTGCCCCGATGTTCACCATGTTTGCCAAAAGTGTCCAAGACATTGATGGCAATTTTATCGGTTTAACAAATTTCAGCGACTATTTTGCATCAAGCGCCATGATCGCGTCGATTACCAATACTGTCACTGTCGGTCTGATCACCACAGCGATTGTCGGCGTACTCGCCTTTAGCTATGCCTATGCACTAACACGTACCTGCATGCCATTTAAAACCTTCTTTCAAGTAATTGGTTCAGCGCCTATCCTTGCCCCGTCATTATTACCAGCGATCAGCTTGATTTACTTGTTTGGTAATCAAGGTATTGCCAAAGAGTTACTCGCTGGCGCATCTATTTACGGTGTTATCGGGATTACAATTGGTATGGCGTTTTGGACATTCCCGCATGCCTTAATGATTTTAACAACAGCATTACGCACCTCAGATGCGCGTTTATATGAAGCTGCGACCGTCTTAAAAAATCATCCTGTTAAAACATTCTTTATGGTCACACTGCCAGCAGCAAAATATGGTGTGATTAGTACATTAATTTTAGTTTTCACCTTAGTGGTCTGTGACTTTGGTGTTCCAAAAGTGATTGGTGGCAGCTATAACGTACTGGCGACTGATATTTTCAAACAAGTTGTCGGCCAACAAAATTTCGCGATGGGCGCAGTGACCAGTGTATTACTGTTATTACCCGCGGTTTTAGCCTTTATTATTGACCGTCATGTTCAACGTAAACAACAAAACCTATTTGATTCTCGCTCTGTGGCTTACACACCAAAACCACATAAAGTACGTGATCATATTTGCTTGTTGTTTTGTAGTATCATCGCCTTTGCCATCATCTCCGTGATCGGCATGGCAATATACGCTTCGTTCGTGACATTCTGGCCTTGGAACTTAAGTCTCAGCTTTAATAATTATAACTTTAGTGAAGTGAGCACCTATGGTTGGTCGCCTTATTTTAACTCGCTAACACTCGCAAGCTGGGTGGCTATTATCGGTACTGTTGTCATCTTTATTGGCGCGTACGTCATCGAAAAAGGCCGTGGTTTTGGACCGATTCGTCAACTACTGCAAATGATCACGATTATCCCAATGGCAGTTCCGGGCATTGTACTAGGCTTAGGTTATATTTTCTTTTTCAATGATATAAACAACCCACTTAATGGCTTGTATGCAACCATGATGTTATTGGTGGTTAATACTGTCGTGCATTACTACACGGTAGGCCACATGACAGCATTAACAGCATTAAAACAGTTGCCAGCAGAAATTGAAGCGATTTCAGCCTCGATTAAAATGCCGCAATACAAAGCATTTTTTGTTATCACGCTGCCAATTTGTGCACCTGCTATCATGGATATTGCGGCCTACTTGTTCATTAACGCCTTAACAACCACATCAGCAGTTGTATTCTTATATGCGACCGATACCATTCCAGCATCTGTGTCTGTATTAAACATGGATGATGCCGGACAAACGGGTTCCGCGGCAGCAATGGCAGTGATGATTTTAATCACGGCGGCGACAGCAAAAATAGTTCACTTAGTGGCAGCATCGTTTATCAATAAAAGAACACAAGCTTGGCGCCAGCAACATTAA
- a CDS encoding HlyD family secretion protein, with protein MSNVKKGIIAVVVLVVIGWLVFEFNKAYEPKNILLQGQIEAEEYNVSSKIPGRIASVDVKKGEFVSQGQLIFSLASPELEAKLAQAKAGRSAASAMREQAETGAREQQIIASKDQWKKAQAASQLMEKTYQRVDNLYNDGVLPEQKRDEVYTQWQAAKYTQNAAYQVYQMAKEGARKETKQAAIEQERMAEGVVAEVESYTKDTKQYALRDGEVVQILLKEGELAPTGFPVVSIVDINDSWAVFNIREDLLPRLKKGTVLTARIPALGDASYQYEVTHIAVMGDYATWRSTDSAKGFDLRTFEIEARPVKPIADLRVGMSVLVELAPSATATAQ; from the coding sequence ATGAGTAATGTTAAAAAAGGCATCATTGCGGTAGTCGTATTAGTTGTTATCGGCTGGTTAGTATTTGAATTTAATAAGGCGTACGAACCGAAAAATATCTTATTACAAGGCCAGATTGAAGCTGAGGAATATAACGTATCGTCTAAGATCCCGGGGCGTATAGCCTCTGTCGATGTGAAAAAAGGGGAGTTTGTTAGTCAAGGGCAGTTAATATTTTCGCTGGCAAGTCCTGAATTAGAAGCTAAGTTAGCACAAGCAAAAGCAGGTCGATCGGCGGCAAGTGCAATGCGTGAACAAGCTGAAACGGGGGCTCGTGAACAGCAAATCATAGCGTCTAAAGACCAATGGAAAAAAGCCCAAGCTGCATCACAGCTGATGGAGAAAACCTATCAGCGCGTTGATAATCTCTATAACGATGGGGTATTGCCAGAGCAAAAGCGTGATGAAGTATATACTCAATGGCAAGCGGCTAAATATACTCAAAATGCAGCGTACCAAGTTTATCAAATGGCCAAAGAAGGCGCGCGTAAAGAAACCAAGCAAGCGGCTATCGAGCAAGAGCGCATGGCTGAAGGTGTGGTGGCTGAAGTTGAATCTTACACCAAAGATACTAAACAATATGCCCTGCGTGATGGTGAGGTTGTGCAAATCCTGCTTAAAGAAGGTGAATTAGCGCCGACTGGTTTCCCTGTGGTGAGTATTGTCGATATTAACGATAGTTGGGCGGTATTTAATATTCGTGAAGACTTATTACCAAGATTGAAAAAAGGCACGGTATTAACTGCGCGTATCCCTGCACTCGGTGATGCGAGTTACCAGTATGAAGTCACCCATATTGCGGTTATGGGTGATTACGCGACGTGGCGCTCAACAGATAGTGCGAAAGGCTTTGATTTACGCACGTTTGAAATTGAAGCAAGACCGGTTAAGCCGATTGCCGACCTGCGTGTTGGTATGAGCGTACTTGTCGAGCTGGCGCCGTCAGCGACAGCGACAGCGCAGTAA
- a CDS encoding ABC transporter permease: MNKFLALVVLEIKSIFADRSILLTMFGGIIMYSILYPLPYSQQVSRDAEIVVIDYDRSSVSRELIRMVNATPDTHIAGQVDSVRDAEALIEQGKIKGFLVIPKHFRRDLLMKKPVNLSLGGDASYFMTYSTITSGILKAGGTLSAQIKVARLTVDTESILLAKEQWQPASLNLQPVFNQVNGYLDYVVPAVFILILQQTLLIVSGILSASQNERSRAKEQGYWLTASPTLLLLARGLVFLGLYLVFSLYYFGFALDVYGVNRLAAAWDILKLLIPFLLAVVCLGVALGQLYNQAETATQVILFSSMPVLFSSGFIWPISEIPTWLVAVSQLFPSTAAIQGLLQLNQMGADFEVVRHFQTQLLIQCFGYALLAIVLLRYKQRQYRVNAV, encoded by the coding sequence ATGAATAAATTCTTGGCACTTGTCGTGCTCGAAATTAAAAGTATTTTTGCCGACCGTAGTATTTTATTGACTATGTTTGGTGGCATTATTATGTACTCTATCTTGTATCCACTGCCGTATTCTCAGCAGGTATCAAGAGACGCAGAAATTGTGGTGATTGATTATGATCGCAGCTCGGTGAGTCGTGAGTTGATCCGTATGGTTAACGCGACGCCAGATACACACATTGCTGGTCAGGTTGATTCAGTGCGTGATGCCGAGGCGTTAATTGAGCAAGGGAAAATAAAAGGTTTCTTAGTTATCCCTAAGCATTTTCGTCGAGATCTGTTGATGAAAAAGCCGGTGAACTTATCACTCGGTGGTGATGCCAGTTATTTCATGACTTACTCAACGATCACGTCGGGTATTCTTAAAGCGGGTGGGACCTTGTCGGCACAAATTAAAGTGGCCAGGTTAACCGTTGATACAGAAAGTATTCTGTTGGCCAAAGAGCAGTGGCAACCAGCGTCATTAAACCTACAACCCGTGTTTAATCAAGTAAATGGTTATTTAGATTACGTGGTGCCCGCGGTGTTTATTTTGATCTTGCAGCAAACATTATTAATCGTTAGCGGTATTTTATCGGCGAGTCAAAATGAACGCTCAAGGGCGAAAGAACAAGGTTACTGGTTAACAGCATCGCCGACTTTGTTATTACTGGCGCGAGGACTGGTTTTCCTGGGGTTATATTTAGTGTTTAGCTTGTATTACTTTGGGTTTGCATTGGATGTATACGGGGTTAATCGACTCGCGGCGGCGTGGGATATTCTCAAGCTACTGATACCATTTTTACTGGCCGTTGTCTGTCTTGGTGTGGCGTTAGGACAGTTGTATAATCAAGCTGAAACGGCGACGCAGGTTATTTTATTTAGCTCAATGCCTGTGTTATTCAGTAGTGGCTTTATTTGGCCGATAAGTGAGATCCCGACTTGGTTGGTGGCGGTATCGCAATTATTCCCGAGCACAGCGGCTATTCAAGGTTTGTTGCAATTAAACCAAATGGGCGCTGATTTTGAGGTGGTAAGGCATTTTCAAACTCAGTTACTAATCCAATGTTTTGGTTATGCGTTATTAGCTATTGTGTTACTGCGTTACAAACAGCGTCAATATCGAGTAAATGCTGTTTAA
- a CDS encoding mechanosensitive ion channel family protein, giving the protein MEYLEKLLEQAPELAAIYGTKILLALVIFTVGKYLANVMKKITAGLLIKRNIDQTVASFISNMAWGVVFAFTVIATLSQFGVQTASLVAVIGAAGLAVGLALQGSLSNFAAGVLMVIFRPCRIGDYIEAAGVSGTVDEITIFSTRLITPDNKVIIAPNAAIMDGTITNYSALGKRRLDLVVGVSYDADIKQTKAILIDVIKNNEFTLQDPEYTVGILELADSSVNFAVRPWVKTADYWGAYFSMQEELKLALDTAGIAIPYPQLDLHVQGNPTPPAS; this is encoded by the coding sequence ATGGAATATCTCGAAAAACTGCTCGAACAAGCACCTGAGCTTGCGGCAATTTACGGCACTAAAATACTACTCGCCCTTGTTATCTTTACAGTCGGTAAATACCTTGCCAATGTAATGAAAAAAATTACTGCGGGTTTATTGATAAAACGTAACATTGACCAAACCGTTGCTTCTTTTATCAGTAATATGGCTTGGGGTGTCGTATTTGCATTCACGGTTATTGCAACGCTAAGCCAGTTTGGTGTGCAAACAGCATCACTGGTTGCTGTTATTGGTGCTGCAGGTCTAGCAGTTGGTCTTGCGCTACAAGGTTCGCTATCAAACTTTGCCGCGGGTGTATTAATGGTTATCTTCCGCCCTTGTCGTATCGGTGATTACATCGAAGCTGCGGGTGTATCAGGTACTGTTGATGAAATTACCATTTTCTCGACTCGTTTAATTACACCAGATAATAAAGTTATTATTGCACCCAATGCTGCGATCATGGATGGCACAATCACTAACTATTCAGCGCTAGGTAAACGTCGTTTAGATCTTGTAGTTGGCGTATCGTATGACGCAGACATTAAGCAAACTAAAGCAATCTTAATTGACGTTATCAAAAACAACGAATTTACCCTACAAGATCCTGAGTACACCGTGGGTATTTTAGAATTAGCGGATTCATCGGTTAACTTCGCAGTGCGCCCTTGGGTTAAAACAGCCGATTACTGGGGCGCTTACTTCAGCATGCAAGAAGAGCTAAAATTAGCCCTTGATACGGCAGGTATTGCTATCCCTTATCCACAATTAGATTTGCATGTACAAGGTAATCCAACACCGCCAGCAAGCTAA
- the prmA gene encoding 50S ribosomal protein L11 methyltransferase has translation MSWIQLKINANEETAEKIGNMLSGAGASAVTFMDSQDTPIFEPLPGETLLWGDTDVTGLFEADRDMQPILAFLAKTKVLGPDFRYKLEILEDKDWEREWMENFHPMQFGERLWICPSWRPVPDESAVNVMLDPGLAFGTGTHQTTALCLQWLDGQDLEGKTVVDFGCGSGILAIAALKLGAKRVIGVDIDPQAILASRDNAERNGVADQIELYLPADQPEGIKADVVVANILAAPLRELSGLIVSFLKPGGKIALSGILDHQAAELNEIYRQHCNMDEPTLRDEWARLNGEIK, from the coding sequence ATGTCTTGGATCCAATTAAAAATTAATGCTAACGAAGAAACAGCTGAGAAGATAGGCAACATGCTATCAGGCGCAGGAGCAAGTGCTGTCACATTCATGGACTCACAAGATACCCCTATCTTTGAACCACTACCGGGTGAAACTCTGCTTTGGGGTGATACTGATGTAACGGGTTTGTTTGAAGCCGATAGAGACATGCAGCCAATCTTAGCTTTCTTAGCAAAAACCAAGGTATTAGGTCCAGATTTTCGCTACAAGTTAGAAATATTAGAAGACAAAGACTGGGAACGCGAATGGATGGAAAACTTCCACCCAATGCAATTTGGCGAACGTTTATGGATCTGCCCAAGCTGGCGTCCAGTACCGGACGAAAGTGCGGTTAACGTGATGCTTGATCCAGGCTTAGCATTTGGTACCGGTACTCACCAAACAACAGCGTTATGTCTGCAATGGCTAGATGGCCAAGACCTCGAAGGCAAAACTGTTGTCGATTTTGGTTGTGGTTCAGGTATTCTCGCAATCGCAGCGCTTAAATTAGGCGCTAAACGTGTTATCGGTGTTGATATCGATCCGCAAGCAATTCTAGCAAGCCGTGATAACGCTGAACGTAATGGCGTTGCCGACCAAATTGAACTGTACTTACCAGCCGACCAACCAGAAGGCATCAAAGCTGACGTTGTTGTAGCAAATATCCTAGCAGCACCGTTACGTGAACTATCAGGACTTATCGTTAGCTTCTTAAAACCGGGTGGCAAAATCGCCTTGTCAGGTATTTTGGATCACCAAGCAGCAGAATTGAACGAAATATATCGTCAGCACTGCAACATGGATGAACCAACATTACGTGACGAATGGGCACGCTTAAACGGCGAAATCAAATAA
- the phnR gene encoding phosphonate utilization transcriptional regulator PhnR produces the protein MNKRAAVAKKHSAAANHSIKINKVREALVQYLNIKNEILQQIESGLLTSGQKLPSERKLAEDFNTTRVTLREALSLLESKGRVYREDRRGWFISPEPLRYDPTNTTNFHRLAQSQQRTPKTELISATMVAADNHIAQLLQIAPQTEVLKIHRVRYLEDRPVVLVTNYVLPERLPNLLEHDLSASLTDIYQQHYDTLYQRTHYRIRSSSLIADTATPLRATSGCAAMYIERVNYDQHDNLLDCDLEYWRHDAVIIEAQATRPK, from the coding sequence GTGAATAAAAGGGCTGCCGTAGCAAAAAAGCATAGCGCGGCAGCCAATCATTCGATAAAAATAAATAAGGTTCGTGAGGCTTTAGTGCAATACCTAAACATTAAAAATGAAATTTTACAGCAAATTGAATCCGGCTTATTAACTTCAGGGCAAAAGTTACCGTCAGAGCGAAAACTTGCAGAAGATTTCAATACCACCCGCGTGACACTACGTGAAGCATTGTCTTTGTTAGAGTCAAAAGGCCGCGTATATCGAGAAGACCGTCGAGGTTGGTTTATTTCCCCTGAACCATTACGTTATGATCCGACTAACACAACCAATTTTCACCGTTTAGCACAGAGTCAGCAACGCACCCCCAAAACAGAGTTAATCAGTGCCACCATGGTCGCTGCCGACAATCATATTGCGCAGCTATTACAAATAGCACCACAGACGGAAGTACTCAAAATTCATCGAGTGCGTTATTTAGAGGATAGACCTGTGGTATTAGTCACGAATTATGTGCTGCCAGAACGCCTACCCAACTTACTCGAACACGATTTATCAGCGTCCTTAACGGATATTTATCAACAGCACTACGATACCCTTTACCAACGCACACATTATCGTATTCGTTCATCATCATTGATTGCCGACACTGCCACGCCGTTACGGGCAACATCAGGTTGCGCAGCTATGTATATAGAACGAGTCAATTATGATCAACACGATAATTTACTTGATTGTGATCTGGAATATTGGCGTCATGATGCTGTCATAATTGAAGCACAAGCGACTCGCCCAAAATAG
- a CDS encoding ABC transporter permease, whose product MMSSFIRQIKAVWQRENRLILASKWQFSLVTWLPIACMLLVYAIFSQGIPRDLAVAVVDQDHSQSSRSLVRFIDANPALAVASQLTNLAEGKALMQRGEVYAVVQIPHGFEKKIYLAMTPEVSTFYNAQYVLIGKLVSSNMAKTFATFTAQIDAVKTLATGGHLALIKGAVAPISTQVNPLYNVSTNYVPFLVMAAVPALWQIFVLVSVLLAFGSEYKNNSQGRWFQRAEGVVTSAVIGKLLPYTLLSIVHGLLFLSFFYGYLSMPMHGNWGYLLLILVMGVLAGQAVALFIFTLTMNLTQAISMGAAYSAPAFAFIGVTFPAESMPQLAQIWRTLLPITHYMQLQIGQVNYGQSFTVLLPQLLALGLFTLTFVIAVARIKRHRDNALLVAHSQNSVGHEDE is encoded by the coding sequence ATGATGAGTTCATTCATTAGGCAAATCAAAGCGGTTTGGCAGCGTGAAAATCGCTTGATATTGGCCTCTAAATGGCAATTTTCACTGGTAACTTGGTTGCCGATTGCTTGCATGTTGTTGGTGTACGCCATTTTCTCGCAAGGTATTCCACGTGATCTTGCTGTGGCTGTTGTCGATCAAGATCATAGCCAATCATCACGTAGTTTAGTGCGTTTTATTGATGCCAATCCAGCGCTTGCTGTCGCGAGTCAATTGACGAACCTTGCAGAGGGTAAAGCCTTGATGCAGCGTGGTGAAGTCTATGCTGTCGTGCAAATACCACACGGGTTCGAGAAAAAAATCTATTTGGCGATGACACCAGAAGTGAGTACCTTCTACAATGCGCAGTATGTGTTAATTGGCAAATTAGTCTCCTCGAATATGGCGAAAACCTTTGCTACTTTCACTGCACAAATTGATGCGGTAAAAACGCTGGCGACGGGTGGTCATCTCGCGCTTATTAAAGGTGCGGTAGCCCCTATTTCGACACAGGTTAATCCTCTCTATAACGTATCAACGAACTACGTGCCATTTTTAGTCATGGCCGCTGTGCCGGCGTTATGGCAGATTTTTGTGTTGGTATCAGTCTTGCTGGCGTTTGGTTCGGAATATAAAAACAATAGCCAAGGACGCTGGTTTCAGCGCGCTGAGGGGGTTGTTACTAGTGCTGTGATAGGCAAACTATTACCTTATACCTTGTTATCCATAGTGCATGGTCTGTTGTTTTTGAGTTTCTTCTACGGTTACTTAAGTATGCCAATGCATGGGAACTGGGGATATTTATTACTGATACTGGTGATGGGCGTATTAGCTGGGCAGGCTGTTGCACTGTTTATCTTCACGTTGACGATGAATTTAACGCAGGCAATTAGTATGGGCGCGGCGTATTCAGCCCCTGCATTTGCTTTTATCGGGGTGACATTCCCTGCTGAAAGCATGCCACAGCTGGCGCAGATATGGCGGACACTGCTACCCATCACCCATTATATGCAGTTACAGATTGGCCAGGTTAATTACGGTCAAAGCTTTACGGTGTTATTACCGCAATTGTTAGCGCTAGGGTTATTTACATTAACCTTCGTGATCGCGGTAGCACGGATTAAACGTCACCGTGATAACGCATTGTTAGTTGCGCATAGCCAGAACTCAGTAGGGCATGAAGATGAATAA
- a CDS encoding putative 2-aminoethylphosphonate ABC transporter ATP-binding protein, with protein MNTYLNINNLVKKFGSFTALNDISLQINQGEFICFLGPSGCGKTTLLRAIAGLDLATSGCILQDGKDTTFLPPEKRDFGIVFQSYALFPNLTVAENISVGLHNQGKSVAEAVDIVNHWLGIIGLADSAPKYPNQLSGGQQQRVALARALALSPGLLLLDEPLSALDAQVRTHLREEIRSLQRKLGITTIMVTHDQEEALAMADRIVVMNHGVIEQVGTPQEIYDKPASRFVAEFVGNMNFIASSVISDDQIRIAETLLPKPKRELNHGEMFDLAVRPEDIQFSDNTQDLPVQIKSMEFQGTYVRTECQLVGNMNAPMIKVDVPIRDVRKLKLANDEFRRISYSDDFSHIFPRKNNNRSTLAVGI; from the coding sequence ATGAACACGTATCTCAATATTAATAATCTTGTTAAAAAATTCGGTAGTTTCACCGCATTGAACGACATATCTTTGCAGATCAATCAAGGCGAGTTCATCTGCTTTTTAGGCCCTTCGGGCTGTGGTAAAACCACCTTACTTCGCGCAATAGCAGGCCTCGATTTAGCAACCTCTGGTTGTATCTTACAAGATGGTAAAGACACCACGTTCTTACCACCTGAAAAGCGCGATTTTGGTATTGTATTTCAATCTTATGCCCTCTTTCCTAACTTAACCGTTGCCGAAAATATCAGTGTTGGTTTACACAACCAAGGTAAATCAGTGGCTGAAGCCGTCGACATTGTAAATCATTGGTTAGGCATTATTGGCTTAGCTGATTCAGCGCCTAAATATCCCAATCAACTGTCTGGAGGCCAACAGCAACGAGTAGCTCTGGCACGTGCATTAGCATTATCGCCAGGCCTATTATTATTAGACGAACCGCTTTCAGCATTAGATGCACAAGTGCGAACGCATCTGCGAGAAGAAATTCGTTCACTGCAACGCAAGCTGGGGATTACGACCATTATGGTGACCCATGATCAAGAAGAAGCTTTAGCGATGGCCGACCGGATTGTCGTTATGAATCATGGCGTTATCGAGCAAGTGGGTACACCACAAGAAATTTATGATAAACCGGCATCGCGCTTTGTTGCAGAGTTTGTTGGCAACATGAATTTCATCGCCAGTTCAGTGATCAGCGATGACCAAATCCGTATCGCCGAAACGTTATTACCAAAACCAAAACGCGAGTTAAACCACGGTGAAATGTTTGATTTAGCCGTTCGCCCTGAAGATATTCAATTTAGCGATAATACCCAAGACCTTCCCGTACAAATTAAATCAATGGAATTCCAAGGGACATACGTCCGCACTGAATGCCAATTAGTCGGTAATATGAATGCACCGATGATCAAAGTCGATGTGCCAATCCGAGACGTCAGAAAATTAAAATTAGCCAATGATGAGTTCCGCCGCATTAGTTATAGCGATGATTTTAGCCATATTTTTCCACGAAAAAATAACAACAGAAGCACGCTAGCGGTAGGGATATAA